One window of Paenibacillus albicereus genomic DNA carries:
- a CDS encoding ABC transporter permease — protein sequence MKQFGLVFRYSFRERLRSKSFTLTIYIAAVLLAALIFLPKVLQSDGGESVDGTVAVVNKTDLALTPESLAQGVSPSYAWKLVEPSGEAEARAQLAKDDDSLLGLAAIEEKDGKPVLSLTVNKLDDAPYAEALGTYVQGVYTASELGKLTLDPAQKERVTAALQLDVQELKAGSKSALVMYLPVYLITFMLYLLIYLFGGNVAVSVSVEKSSRIKEILITKVKPEQLLFGKVFGVGLAGLLQFVLILGIGYGMLLASGSGGALDLFGFTVDFSMLGAKTIALLVLFFILGYFFYAALFAACGSLVSRSEEVNGMILPVSVIMMGGFLVALISLGSPDGSLAVVSSYIPFATPFTMFVRVGMTEPTWTEILVPTLILLASTGIACWISAKIYQVGVLLYGQKPTPKLIYKALRSTM from the coding sequence ATGAAGCAGTTCGGCCTTGTATTCCGGTATTCCTTCCGGGAGCGTCTCCGGTCCAAATCGTTCACGCTGACGATCTACATCGCGGCGGTGCTGCTGGCGGCGCTCATCTTCCTCCCCAAGGTATTGCAGTCGGATGGCGGCGAATCGGTCGACGGTACGGTCGCCGTCGTCAACAAGACCGACTTGGCGTTGACGCCGGAAAGCCTCGCGCAAGGCGTGTCGCCCTCGTACGCCTGGAAGCTTGTCGAGCCGTCCGGGGAAGCCGAGGCCCGCGCGCAGCTGGCCAAGGACGACGACAGCCTGCTCGGCCTGGCGGCGATCGAGGAGAAGGACGGCAAGCCGGTGCTCTCGCTGACAGTCAACAAGCTTGACGACGCGCCTTATGCCGAAGCGCTTGGGACCTACGTCCAAGGGGTCTACACGGCAAGCGAGCTCGGCAAGCTGACGCTGGATCCGGCGCAGAAGGAGCGCGTGACCGCGGCCTTGCAGCTCGACGTGCAGGAGCTCAAGGCGGGCAGCAAGTCGGCCCTCGTCATGTATTTGCCGGTCTACCTCATCACCTTCATGCTCTACCTGCTGATCTACCTGTTCGGCGGCAACGTGGCCGTCTCCGTCTCGGTCGAGAAGAGCTCCCGCATCAAGGAAATCCTCATCACCAAAGTAAAGCCGGAGCAGCTGCTGTTCGGAAAGGTGTTCGGCGTCGGCCTCGCCGGCCTGCTGCAGTTCGTCCTCATCCTGGGCATTGGCTACGGCATGCTTCTCGCCTCCGGCTCGGGCGGAGCGCTCGATTTGTTCGGCTTCACGGTCGACTTCTCGATGCTGGGCGCCAAGACGATCGCCCTGCTCGTACTGTTCTTCATCCTCGGCTACTTCTTCTACGCGGCGCTGTTCGCCGCCTGCGGCTCGCTCGTCAGCCGCAGCGAGGAGGTCAACGGCATGATCCTGCCGGTCTCGGTCATCATGATGGGTGGCTTCCTGGTCGCGCTGATCTCGCTCGGCTCTCCGGACGGCAGCCTCGCCGTCGTCAGCTCCTACATCCCGTTCGCGACGCCGTTCACGATGTTCGTCCGGGTCGGGATGACCGAGCCGACCTGGACCGAGATTCTCGTGCCGACGCTCATCCTGCTCGCCTCCACGGGCATCGCCTGCTGGATTTCCGCCAAAATCTATCAGGTCGGCGTCCTGCTCTACGGGCAGAAGCCGACGCCGAAGCTGATCTACAAAGCGCTTCGGTCGACGATGTAA
- a CDS encoding SDR family NAD(P)-dependent oxidoreductase, whose amino-acid sequence MAIDITKVAPPARSVPIPPPAVRPEGAAARPLLGQWAMVTGAGRGIGEEIARQFAASGASLVLTELPERMPLLEESAAALRREHGVQASCLPLDLRRMEQVEEAAARIGGEVEAGVDYLVNNAGVNLLQPALTLTQEEWDFVVDINLKGTFFLTREVAKAMVRKKRGSIVMIASQHGVVANENRAPYCASKAGLIHLSKALAVEWAKYGIRVNTVSPTFVLTEASEPHLTDPQFLRANLPKLPLRKFATPEDIARSALFLATDAAGMITGHNLVVDGGWTAL is encoded by the coding sequence ATGGCGATAGACATCACCAAGGTGGCGCCGCCCGCCCGATCTGTCCCGATCCCGCCTCCGGCCGTCCGGCCGGAAGGGGCGGCGGCCCGGCCGCTGCTCGGCCAGTGGGCGATGGTGACCGGGGCCGGGCGCGGCATCGGCGAGGAGATCGCGCGGCAGTTCGCCGCCTCCGGCGCGTCGCTCGTCCTGACCGAGCTGCCGGAGCGCATGCCGCTGCTGGAGGAGAGCGCCGCCGCGCTGCGGCGGGAGCATGGCGTGCAGGCGAGCTGCCTGCCGCTCGACCTGCGCCGCATGGAGCAGGTCGAGGAGGCGGCCGCGCGCATCGGCGGCGAGGTCGAGGCGGGCGTGGACTACCTCGTCAACAACGCCGGCGTCAACCTGCTGCAGCCGGCGCTGACGCTCACGCAGGAGGAATGGGACTTTGTCGTGGACATCAATCTCAAGGGCACGTTTTTCCTCACCCGCGAGGTGGCCAAGGCGATGGTCCGCAAGAAGCGCGGCTCGATCGTCATGATCGCCTCGCAGCACGGCGTCGTCGCCAACGAGAACCGCGCTCCCTACTGCGCCAGCAAGGCCGGACTCATCCATCTGTCCAAGGCGCTCGCGGTCGAATGGGCGAAATACGGCATCCGCGTCAACACAGTGTCGCCGACGTTCGTGCTGACCGAGGCGAGCGAGCCGCATCTGACCGATCCGCAGTTCCTGCGGGCCAACCTGCCCAAGCTGCCGCTGCGCAAGTTCGCGACGCCGGAGGACATCGCCCGCTCGGCGCTGTTCCTGGCGACGGACGCGGCCGGCATGATTACCGGGCATAACCTCGTCGTCGACGGCGGCTGGACCGCCCTCTGA
- the mpaM gene encoding daptide-type RiPP biosynthesis methyltransferase, protein MYFGVFKDLRNLGLPGSQDFDLYEGYYSEFYEAVAGRTDYDIPLLLEQAAALAGGGKVLELACGSGRVLMHLANRGFQTVGLDLSEDMLKMCRRKSELLPPRLKSRIDVRQGDMTSFELGEEFPLIILSATSISLLRERSDLERMLQAVERHLADGGRFIFDYVLSNDIHNSQLRGGRVNGVTLDLGPDHKQFVLMGEEENREDQSAVMNFYAEVIQGGQTKRYFGSTFKKFFPEEDIHACIAASGLRIADSRLYSVEGDGNVRCLILEKEAAR, encoded by the coding sequence ATGTATTTCGGCGTATTCAAGGACTTGAGGAACCTGGGGCTGCCCGGCAGCCAGGATTTCGATCTGTATGAAGGGTACTATTCCGAGTTCTACGAGGCGGTGGCGGGCCGCACGGACTACGACATCCCGCTGCTGCTGGAGCAGGCGGCGGCGCTTGCGGGCGGCGGCAAGGTGCTGGAGCTGGCCTGCGGCTCGGGCCGCGTCCTGATGCATCTGGCCAATCGCGGCTTCCAGACGGTCGGCCTCGACCTGTCCGAAGATATGCTCAAGATGTGCCGCCGCAAGAGCGAGCTGCTGCCGCCGCGCCTGAAGAGCCGCATCGACGTGCGCCAAGGCGACATGACGAGCTTCGAGCTCGGCGAGGAGTTCCCCCTCATCATCCTGTCGGCGACGAGCATCAGCCTGCTGCGCGAGCGGAGCGACCTGGAGCGCATGCTGCAGGCGGTGGAGCGCCATCTGGCGGACGGCGGACGGTTCATCTTCGACTACGTGCTGTCCAACGACATCCACAACAGCCAGCTGCGCGGCGGCCGCGTCAACGGCGTCACGCTCGATCTCGGGCCTGACCACAAGCAGTTCGTCCTCATGGGCGAGGAGGAGAACCGGGAGGATCAGAGCGCGGTCATGAACTTCTACGCCGAGGTCATCCAGGGCGGGCAGACGAAGCGCTATTTCGGCTCTACGTTCAAGAAGTTCTTCCCCGAGGAGGACATCCACGCCTGCATCGCCGCTTCCGGCCTGCGCATCGCGGACTCCCGCCTGTACAGCGTCGAGGGCGACGGCAACGTGCGCTGCCTGATTCTGGAGAAGGAGGCCGCCCGATGA
- a CDS encoding TOMM precursor leader peptide-binding protein: protein MSAFVTILGGGGEGGEAEPIAAALRGLGVEARAASAFAEIDPGSDLVLVLQAELQGAAFNAYALEHGLTWLPVAFSHTVGRLGPIIIPGETACYDCLELRGRANGLPPLAAKPSRFDPSWSMVASLAVMETVKWLSRSTNSFAPLSLGHQVEFDAFHLQGEVNPVYRLPTCPSCGLRHQARLAAQPWTEAGLVQLP from the coding sequence ATGAGCGCCTTCGTCACGATTCTGGGCGGCGGGGGAGAGGGCGGCGAGGCCGAGCCGATCGCCGCCGCCCTGCGCGGCCTCGGCGTCGAGGCGCGCGCCGCGTCGGCGTTCGCCGAGATCGATCCCGGCAGCGACCTCGTGCTCGTGCTCCAGGCGGAGCTCCAGGGCGCCGCGTTCAACGCCTACGCCCTGGAGCATGGGCTGACGTGGCTGCCGGTCGCGTTCTCGCATACGGTCGGCCGCCTCGGCCCGATCATCATTCCCGGCGAAACGGCCTGCTACGACTGCCTGGAGCTGCGCGGACGCGCGAACGGCCTGCCGCCGCTCGCAGCCAAGCCGAGCCGGTTCGACCCGAGCTGGTCGATGGTCGCGTCGCTCGCCGTCATGGAGACGGTCAAGTGGCTGTCGCGCTCCACGAACAGCTTCGCGCCGCTGTCGCTCGGCCATCAGGTCGAGTTCGACGCCTTTCACCTCCAGGGCGAAGTGAATCCGGTGTACCGGCTGCCCACCTGCCCGTCCTGCGGGCTGCGCCATCAGGCGCGGCTCGCCGCCCAGCCATGGACCGAGGCCGGGCTGGTGCAGCTGCCATGA
- a CDS encoding YcaO-like family protein — translation MSRQLIRRWSSSAPAAPGARRPRGPALGLTEPLARAISPQGGMVRGLMSLSTDPGDPALFLSLAAPADPKAFGGRQHGLIDRFASGMGFTLEEANVSAVAEAVERYCAAYVIPDRTVFASWRELRAEALHPGALPLFTPEQHATWQFPYQPFTEDARIRWVPARSLATGREKFVPAAIAWDSYVPQSDDEAAICFGLMTGSAAGSTLEQAMIGGLLEIIERDAFMMMWYNMASLPRLDIREHPLARPFRELLDESRFELSIVDTTGDTGIPSAFGLLQTSDGRVSFGGSARLSMEEAVVKTLMEISQLFIGNKAQIYAEGLPSLLPHQITDYGLRLPYYEQPFAHEELAFTAASPLLHPVPPAPPVASASEAERLAHLVGALQARGLEPLCVDVTTDDVRELGLHVVKMIVPGTIQLPRSERERLIASRRIYDVPVELGWRSSPIAPSELNVSPHPFP, via the coding sequence ATGAGCCGCCAGCTGATCCGCCGCTGGAGCAGTTCGGCGCCTGCGGCTCCCGGCGCTCGCCGTCCCCGCGGTCCGGCGCTCGGCCTGACGGAGCCGCTGGCACGGGCGATCAGCCCGCAGGGCGGCATGGTGCGCGGGCTGATGAGCCTCAGCACCGATCCCGGCGATCCGGCGCTGTTCCTCAGCCTCGCCGCTCCGGCCGATCCCAAGGCGTTCGGCGGCCGCCAGCACGGCCTGATCGACCGCTTCGCCAGCGGCATGGGCTTCACGCTCGAGGAGGCGAACGTATCCGCGGTGGCCGAGGCGGTCGAGCGCTACTGCGCCGCCTATGTCATTCCGGACCGCACCGTCTTCGCCTCGTGGCGCGAGCTGCGCGCCGAAGCGCTGCATCCCGGCGCGCTGCCGCTGTTCACGCCGGAGCAGCACGCGACGTGGCAGTTTCCGTACCAGCCGTTCACCGAGGATGCGCGCATCCGCTGGGTGCCGGCGCGCTCGCTGGCGACCGGCCGCGAGAAATTCGTGCCGGCCGCGATCGCCTGGGATTCCTACGTCCCGCAGAGCGACGACGAGGCGGCGATCTGCTTCGGCCTCATGACCGGCTCGGCCGCCGGCTCGACGCTCGAGCAGGCGATGATCGGCGGGCTGCTGGAGATCATCGAGCGCGACGCCTTCATGATGATGTGGTACAACATGGCCTCGCTGCCGCGGCTCGACATCCGCGAGCATCCGCTGGCGCGTCCGTTCCGCGAGCTGCTCGACGAGAGCCGCTTCGAGCTGTCGATCGTGGACACGACCGGCGACACGGGCATCCCGTCCGCGTTCGGCCTGCTCCAGACGAGCGACGGACGGGTCAGCTTCGGCGGCTCGGCGAGGCTCTCCATGGAAGAGGCTGTCGTCAAGACGCTCATGGAGATCAGCCAGCTGTTCATCGGCAACAAGGCGCAGATCTACGCCGAAGGTCTGCCGTCGCTGCTGCCCCATCAGATCACCGACTACGGCCTGCGGCTTCCGTATTACGAGCAGCCGTTCGCGCATGAGGAGCTGGCTTTCACGGCGGCCTCGCCGCTGCTGCATCCGGTGCCGCCCGCTCCGCCCGTCGCTTCCGCCTCCGAGGCGGAGCGGCTCGCGCATCTCGTCGGCGCCTTGCAGGCGCGCGGCCTGGAGCCGCTCTGCGTCGACGTCACGACGGACGACGTGCGCGAGCTCGGGCTGCATGTCGTCAAGATGATCGTGCCGGGCACGATCCAGCTGCCGCGCAGCGAGCGCGAGCGGCTGATTGCCAGCCGCCGCATCTACGACGTGCCGGTGGAGCTCGGCTGGCGCAGCTCGCCGATCGCGCCGTCCGAGCTCAACGTCAGCCCGCATCCGTTTCCTTGA
- a CDS encoding nitroreductase family protein, which yields MQSKFIDWRADALAGEESLSLTYHLNSSHYPQLEVLTRSRMKMLRKLFAQMNAPATPAKRYFSAPRAALGDDPEAAAEDRLSAHPSLRRLLWRLRRMQPEAQPFADFGPLEELGGAALDSPELYILSRSSATNRLELFYFHPHGDCLQELGAPDEERCSALFDPAVSAGPLQGAIFVAANLHRSLQLFGERGYRLSLLEGGRLTERLSACSPGSGLRVQPVLGFYDSRVHQLLGLDGHYEVALSCLLLQAEPEGAR from the coding sequence ATGCAATCCAAGTTCATCGACTGGCGCGCCGACGCGCTCGCCGGCGAAGAGTCTCTGTCCCTGACGTACCACCTCAATTCCAGCCACTACCCGCAGCTGGAGGTGCTGACCCGCTCCCGGATGAAAATGCTGCGCAAGCTGTTCGCGCAGATGAACGCGCCCGCGACGCCCGCCAAGCGGTATTTCTCCGCTCCGCGCGCCGCTCTGGGCGACGATCCCGAGGCGGCGGCCGAGGATCGGCTGAGCGCCCACCCGAGCCTGCGCCGGCTGCTGTGGCGGCTGCGCCGCATGCAGCCGGAGGCGCAGCCGTTCGCGGACTTCGGGCCGCTGGAGGAGCTCGGCGGCGCGGCGCTCGACTCGCCCGAGCTGTACATTCTCTCGCGGAGCTCGGCGACGAACCGGCTCGAGCTGTTCTACTTCCATCCGCACGGCGACTGCCTGCAGGAGCTCGGCGCTCCGGACGAGGAGCGGTGCTCGGCGCTGTTCGACCCGGCGGTGAGCGCCGGACCGCTGCAGGGCGCGATCTTCGTCGCCGCCAATCTGCACCGGTCGCTGCAGCTGTTCGGCGAGCGCGGCTACCGGCTTAGCCTGCTGGAGGGGGGCCGCCTGACCGAGCGGCTCTCCGCCTGCTCGCCCGGCAGCGGGCTGCGGGTGCAGCCGGTGCTCGGCTTCTACGACAGCCGCGTGCATCAGCTGCTCGGGCTCGACGGCCACTATGAAGTCGCGCTGAGCTGCCTGCTGCTGCAGGCCGAGCCGGAGGGAGCCCGATGA
- a CDS encoding GntR family transcriptional regulator produces the protein MKDRTEPLPLLPGELPLRVAPDSAQPLYAQLEAQLRELIHSGALPEDSQLPSLRDLASKLGCSLITVRRVYLDLEREGLLTISKGIGTFVCRRGSERSARRAWSKALVQEAFRSAVATGSKYGLKPDEMRRLLEDQLEGSDSGPTADSGGDEPEGGRPPDPRPPAKA, from the coding sequence ATGAAAGACCGCACCGAGCCGCTCCCCCTCCTCCCCGGGGAGCTGCCGCTGCGCGTCGCTCCGGACAGCGCGCAGCCTCTTTACGCCCAGCTGGAGGCTCAGCTGCGCGAGCTGATCCACAGCGGGGCGCTGCCGGAGGACAGCCAGCTGCCCAGCTTGCGGGATCTCGCCTCGAAGCTGGGCTGCAGCCTCATCACCGTCCGCCGCGTCTACCTGGATTTGGAGCGCGAAGGCCTGCTGACGATTTCCAAAGGCATCGGCACGTTCGTCTGCCGCCGCGGCTCGGAGCGTTCCGCGCGTCGGGCATGGTCGAAGGCGCTCGTGCAGGAGGCTTTCCGCAGCGCGGTCGCGACCGGCTCCAAGTATGGCCTGAAGCCGGATGAGATGCGGCGGCTGCTGGAGGACCAGCTCGAGGGGAGCGACTCGGGACCTACGGCGGACTCGGGCGGAGACGAGCCGGAGGGCGGGCGCCCGCCCGATCCGCGGCCCCCGGCGAAGGCCTGA
- a CDS encoding polyprenyl synthetase family protein, with translation MEQAGRGMEQAMRESVEAHFVLPQLKEMARACLEQKLRESMLFGKMTMLHYRMYKGGDDERIFRAAAAVELMILSLDMIDDVQDRDNPAVPWSAYRPEITLNLALGMLMIAQRLLLESGFEPERAQQAARLLSMQVLTAVHGQTLDLLNDIPDEDAYLAMVSQKSAALLVCGCMIGTVLATGEWKEQVRSYAEQLGIAAQIKNDIRDLANWTDKNDFLNRKLTLPTLFLLQAVTDEDRWVLDYYEGRLSMEEVRHRREELEAILEKTGTMLYSSVRMRTHYYRFLELLEQLELEDGWRDQMLALAE, from the coding sequence ATGGAGCAAGCGGGGAGAGGGATGGAGCAGGCGATGAGGGAAAGCGTCGAGGCGCACTTCGTGCTGCCGCAGCTGAAAGAGATGGCGCGCGCCTGCCTGGAGCAGAAGCTGCGGGAGTCGATGCTGTTCGGCAAGATGACGATGCTTCATTACCGCATGTACAAGGGCGGGGACGACGAGCGGATCTTCCGCGCCGCAGCGGCGGTGGAGCTGATGATCCTGAGCCTCGACATGATCGACGACGTGCAGGACCGGGACAATCCGGCGGTTCCGTGGAGCGCCTACCGCCCGGAGATCACGCTGAACCTGGCGCTCGGCATGCTGATGATCGCCCAGCGGCTGCTGCTGGAGAGCGGCTTCGAGCCGGAGCGGGCGCAGCAGGCCGCGAGGCTGCTCAGCATGCAGGTGCTGACCGCCGTGCACGGGCAGACGCTCGACCTGCTCAACGACATCCCCGACGAGGATGCCTATCTGGCGATGGTCAGCCAGAAGTCGGCGGCGCTGCTCGTCTGCGGCTGCATGATCGGCACGGTGCTTGCCACCGGGGAATGGAAGGAGCAGGTGCGCAGCTACGCCGAGCAGCTCGGCATCGCCGCCCAGATCAAGAACGACATCCGCGATCTGGCCAACTGGACGGACAAGAACGACTTCCTGAACCGCAAGCTCACGCTGCCGACGCTGTTCCTGTTGCAGGCCGTCACGGACGAGGACCGCTGGGTGCTCGACTACTACGAGGGCCGGCTCTCGATGGAGGAGGTCCGCCACCGGCGCGAGGAGCTGGAGGCGATCCTGGAGAAGACCGGCACGATGCTCTACTCGTCGGTGCGCATGCGCACGCACTACTACCGCTTCCTGGAGCTGCTGGAGCAGCTGGAGCTGGAGGATGGCTGGCGCGACCAGATGCTTGCCCTGGCGGAGTAA